One window of Nymphaea colorata isolate Beijing-Zhang1983 chromosome 1, ASM883128v2, whole genome shotgun sequence genomic DNA carries:
- the LOC116247712 gene encoding pentatricopeptide repeat-containing protein At4g02750-like yields the protein MRRLLSFRVAKSCIITQKRSSSAASVPIYHPGHDLPFYNTTIMELARNGRVDDARLLFEEMPQRDTITWNSMISGYFQNGRIDEGRQLFDRFLGKNVRTWTLVLTGYARNSRIDDARCVFEAMPERNVVSWNAMLTAYVQNGNMDAAHKLFVEMPERNVVSWNALITGYCHFGCFREALHLFEQMPEKNLVSWTAMISGFVHVEEFDRAWDLFVRMHATGVRPDRPNFTAAIVAVTGFTDLTMVEHIRSLAIKTGFEADVVVGTAILNAYTKCGIGLESAISFFKHMLQTNEFTWSTMIAAYSQCGRLDEACDLYQTISEQSVFTQTAMMAGYAQNGRIDEATKLFRQIHNPNVVTWNAILTGYSQNGMLVEARRLFDRMPQRNMASWAAMIAGYSQNGQHEEALEIFSKLHKSGMVPSHSTFTSALNACANCEALEIGRQIHSLTFKAGCHSNSYVGNCLITMYAKCRNIDDFSRVFSRMAVRDTVSWNSLIAGFSLNQMMDDACFIFDRMPKRDAVSWTAMISAYVQGGYDKEAMGLFIDMLAAGTEPNSLTLTSTLSTCSNLGATKLGKQIHGLSTKLGLSSDLFVGNALISMYSKCGSMDAFVIFNEMPERDIVSWNAILAGCAQHGLGREAIEIYKQMQIAGVLPDRITFIGLLSACSHAGLVDEGWFYFNSMSQDYQLMPLEGHYACMVDLLGRAGNLYEAEELIESMPIEPDSVVWGALLGACRIHQNIELGRRVAERLFELEPCNSGNYILLSNIYASLGMWDEVGEIRRLMKVRGVTKEPGYSWMQVKDKMHVFLTGDTRHEQIKEIHLKLKELYDELKGVGYVIDTNFVLHDMEIEQKENALLYHSEKLAIAYGLLSTADGIPIQIMKNLRVCGDCHTFMKLVSRIIGREINMRDGSRFHHFQNGACSCRDYW from the coding sequence ATGCGCCGACTCCTCAGCTTTCGTGTTGCAAAATCATGCATCATTACTCAGAAACGTTCCTCATCCGCCGCCTCCGTCCCCATTTACCATCCGGGGCACGACCTCCCTTTCTACAACACCACCATCATGGAATTGGCAAGGAACGGCCGTGTAGACGACGCGCGGCTGTTGTTCGAGGAAATGCCTCAACGAGATACAATCACATGGAATAGTATGATCTCTGGGTACTTCCAAAAtggaagaatagatgaaggCCGGCAGTTGTTTGATCGGTTCCTTGGCAAGAACGTGCGAACTTGGACCTTGGTTCTCACGGGATATGCTCGGAACAGTAGGATCGACGATGCTCGATGTGTTTTTGAAGCAATGCCTGAGCGAAATGTTGTTTCATGGAACGCCATGTTGACGGCGTATGTCCAGAATGGTAATATGGACGCTGCACATAAATTATTTGTTGAAATGCCCGAGAGGAATGTTGTTTCATGGAACGCCTTGATTACTGGGTATTGTCATTTTGGTTGCTTCAGGGAGGCTCTGCATTTGTTTGAACAAATGCCAGAGAAGAATTTAGTTTCTTGGACAGCTATGATATCTGGATTTGTTCACGTAGAGGAGTTTGATAGAGCCTGGGATTTGTTTGTGAGGATGCATGCAACTGGTGTTAGACCTGATAGGCCAAATTTCACGGCAGCGATTGTGGCTGTCACTGGTTTTACTGATTTGACAATGGTTGAACACATTCGTAGTTTGGCAATCAAGACCGGATTTGAGGCAGATGTGGTAGTGGGAACTGCAATCCTCAATGCATATACAAAGTGTGGAATCGGTTTGGAGTCggctatttcttttttcaagcacATGCTGCAGACTAATGAGTTCACCTGGTCCACCATGATTGCTGCTTATTCTCAGTGTGGCAGATTAGACGAAGCCTGTGATCTATACCAGACAATTTCAGAGCAGTCAGTGTTCACCCAAACAGCAATGATGGCGGGGTATGCTCAAAATGGGAGAATAGATGAAGCTACAAAGTTATTCAGACAAATTCATAACCCCAATGTGGTAACCTGGAATGCCATATTGACTGGTTATAGCCAGAATGGGATGTTAGTGGAGGCACGACGATTGTTTGACAGGATGCCTCAACGAAATATGGCCTCTTGGGCAGCAATGATTGCAGGTTATTCTCAGAATGGGCAACATGAAGAAGCTTTGGAGATTTTTTCCAAGCTTCATAAATCGGGTATGGTGCCTAGCCATTCAACTTTTACAAGTGCCTTGAATGCGTGTGCCAATTGTGAAGCTCTGGAAATTGGTAGACAGATACATTCACTTACATTCAAGGCAGGGTGTCATTCTAACTCTTACGTGGGAAATTGTCTGATCACAATGTACGCCAAGTGCAGGAACATCGATGATTTTTCTCGGGTTTTCAGTAGGATGGCTGTGAGAGATACTGTGTCATGGAACTCTTTGATTGCTGGATTTTCATTGAACCAAATGATGGATGACGCTTGCTTTATCTTTGACAGGATGCCAAAGCGTGATGCAGTCTCCTGGACTGCCATGATTTCTGCATATGTGCAGGGTGGGTATGACAAAGAAGCTATGGGGCTCTTCATTGACATGCTAGCGGCTGGGACAGAGCCAAACTCATTAACATTGACAAGTACTCTAAGCACTTGTTCAAACTTAGGGGCCACCAAGCTGGGAAAACAAATACATGGACTATCTACCAAACTTGGACTAAGTTCTGATCTCTTTGTGGGAAACGCTCTGATATCAATGTATTCCAAGTGTGGAAGCATGGATGCTTTTGTAATCTTTAATGAGATGCCTGAGCGTGACATTGTCTCGTGGAATGCTATTTTAGCAGGTTGTGCACAACACGGGCTCGGCAGAGAGGCCATTGAAATTTACAAACAGATGCAAATTGCAGGTGTGCTGCCAGACCGGATTACCTTTATAGGGCTGTTATCGGCTTGTAGTCATGCTGGTCTTGTTGATGAAGGATGGTTCTATTTCAATTCAATGAGCCAAGATTATCAATTAATGCCTTTAGAAGGTCACTATGCTTGTATGGTCGATCTTCTTGGTCGTGCTGGGAATTTATACGAGGCAGAAGAATTGATTGAGAGCATGCCCATTGAGCCTGATTCTGTGGTGTGGGGTGCTCTTCTTGGTGCGTGTAGGATTCACCAAAACATAGAATTAGGGCGGAGAGTTGCAGAAAGATTGTTTGAGTTGGAACCATGTAATTCAGGGAATTACATACTGTTATCAAACATTTACGCTTCTCTGGGAATGTGGGATGAGGTAGGAGAAATAAGGAGGCTGATGAAAGTGCGAGGTGTAACAAAAGAGCCAGGATATAGTTGGATGCAGGTAAAAGATAAGATGCATGTTTTTCTTACCGGAGATACTCGGCATGAGCAGATTAAGGAGATACATTTGAAGTTGAAGGAATTGTATGATGAACTAAAAGGAGTTGGCTATGTTATAGATACCAATTTTGTTCTCCATGATATGGAGATAGAACAGAAGGAGAATGCACTTCTGTACCACAGTGAGAAATTGGCAATTGCTTATGGGCTGCTAAGTACAGCAGATGGCATCCCAATTCAGATAATGAAGAACCTTCGTGTTTGTGGTGATTGCCACACATTCATGAAGCTAGTCTCAAGGATTATAGGGAGGGAGATTAACATGAGGGACGGGAGCCGATTTCACCATTTCCAGAATGGCGCTTGCTCCTGCAGGGATTACTGGTGA
- the LOC116247780 gene encoding probable 2-carboxy-D-arabinitol-1-phosphatase produces MLLSSPLTPLGASHLPLPTLSHQKHCRLVVPYLGSIPLVKPSLILCSVSLQKSVPSSPSGDSISSPENGDPGSGLSPSSSSSSSSFHPIATAKRVVLVRHGQSTWNAEGRIQGSSDFSVLTLKGEAQAETSRQMLLSDNFDVCFHSPLIRSKRTAEIIWADRKEQMIPEYDLREIDLYSFQGLLKHEGKAKYGDAYRQWQTDAANFNIDGHYPVRELWERARNSWNKILRHDGHSILVVAHNAVNQALVATAIGLGTEYFRVLLQSNCGVSVLDFTPSPGSGSPHICLNRLNQTPSSPVSAGSSGGRRTSNRIILVCHGALEGIEGRFSWDEPMNMLGVIQSQKTAELLLDLNVSSVACSPLTPAADTATTISKVQEAADCLGVDCVPRDVEIMKMPELLHLSGKQGLDENAEKDVLCSYTGSSELWERAREAWSLLLEKLANLPGPEKNLVVVSNPVVNVGLVAHCLNLQKEWLPSFHLDEGSVSVIDFPDGPSGKGVIRCINYTAHLGRWSIPVTRTTNIEEELQF; encoded by the exons ATGCTGCTGTCCTCCCCCCTAACTCCTCTGGGAGCTTCCCACCTTCCCCTTCCCACCCTCTCCCATCAGAAACACTGCAGGCTTGTCGTCCCCTATTTGGGATCGATCCCCCTCGTCAAGCCTTCCCTAATCCTGTGCTCCGTGAGCCTTCAGAAATCTGTGCCATCCTCCCCATCTGGCGATTCTATTTCTTCCCCAGAAAATGGAGACCCAGGCAGCGGActgtctccttcttcttcttcttcttcctcttccttccatCCGATCGCGACTGCGAAGAGGGTGGTCCTCGTCCGGCACGGGCAGAGCACGTGGAATGCGGAAGGACGGATACAGGGGAGCTCCGATTTCTCCGTCCTCACACTCAAGGGGGAAGCCCAGGCGGAGACCTCCCGGCAGATGCTCCTCTCCGATAATTTCGACGTTTGTTTTCATAG cCCCCTGATCAGATCTAAAAGAACTGCCGAGATCATATGGGCCGATCGGAAGGAACAGATGATTCCAGAATACGATTTGAGGGAAATCGACCTTTATTCCTTTCAA GGTCTCCTTAAACATGAGGGAAAAGCCAAATATGGGGACGCTTATAGGCAATGGCAGACAGATGCTGCAAATTTTAACATAGATGGTCATTACCCCGTAAGGGAATTATGGGAACGTGCTAGAAACAGCTGGAATAAAATCCTTAGGCATGATGGACATTCAATACTGGTGGTTGCTCATAATGCTGTTAATCAAGCTCTTGTCGCCACTGCGATTG GCCTGGGAACAGAGTACTTTAGGGTCCTACTTCAGAGCAATTGTGGGGTGAGTGTTTTGGATTTCACCCCATCACCAGGAAGTGGTTCGCCTCATATTTGTCTTAACCGTTTGAATCAG ACTCCAAGTTCACCTGTATCAGCTGGAAGTTCTGGGGGTAGAAGAACTAGCAATCGGATCATATTGGTGTGTCATGGTGCACTTGAAGGCATTGAG GGCAGGTTTTCGTGGGATGAACCTATGAACATGCTTGGAGTTATACAG TCGCAAAAAACTGCAGAGCTACTTTTAGACTTGAATGTCAGTTCTGTGGCATGCAGTCCACTGACTCCTGCTGCTGATACAGCCACGACTATTAGCAAG GTACAAGAGGCTGCTGATTGCTTGGGTGTTGACTGTGTGCCACGTGATGTTGAGATAATGAAGATGCCAGAGCTTTTACATCTTTCTGGAAAACAAGGATTG GATGAAAATGCAGAGAAGGATGTCCTCTGCAGCTATACGGGCAGCTCTGAATTATGGGAAAGGGCTAGGGAAGCATGGTCGTTACTACTGGAGAAACTTGCTAATTTGCCAGGGCCAGAGAAGAACTTGGTGGTGGTTAGCAATCCAGTTGTGAATGTTGGCCTGGTCGCTCACTGCCTTAATCTTCAGAAAGAGTGGCTGCCGTCTTTTCATCTTGATGAAGGTAGCGTGAGTGTGATTGATTTCCCAGATGGGCCTTCTGGCAAAGGTGTAATCCGGTGCATCAATTATACTGCCCATCTAGGAAGGTGGTCAATACCTGTAACAAGAACAACAAACATTGAAGAGGAGTTGCAGTTTTAG
- the LOC116251227 gene encoding uncharacterized protein LOC116251227, whose translation MRDFAACFSENAVQVSEVSCSPHISSPSRSPSPSIQNMVTCFYLTEICGQPRLVAVSWCKNLMGQGLSVNLDDDPSSSHCACKVDMRSWFFWKKRGSKAFEAGSSTIEVHWDLFSAKYGPGPEPIKGFFVAVVADRRLVLLLGDMPEEARSRTNSAGSLPDPVLVSRKEHVSGKSLYTTKAQFTGCGRPHDIVIECRDQIGEFREPRLSVRIDKKMVVHVKRLLWKFRGNQTIVVDGLHVDMLWDVHDWFFNPSSGHAVFMFKTRENNCKSWTSASSPSSSSACIVSKLRHEEPESSFSLFIYAWKNQ comes from the coding sequence ATGCGAGATTTTGCTGCCTGCTTCAGTGAGAATGCTGTCCAGGTCTCGGAGGTGTCGTGCTCCCCCCACATCTCCTCCCcctcccgctccccctccccctccatCCAGAACATGGTGACCTGCTTCTACCTGACAGAGATATGCGGCCAACCACGGCTGGTAGCGGTCAGTTGGTGCAAGAATCTGATGGGTCAGGGCCTAAGCGTCAATCTCGATGATGATCCCTCGTCTAGCCATTGCGCGTGCAAGGTTGACATGAGATCCTGGTTCTTTTGGAAGAAGAGAGGGTCCAAGGCCTTCGAGGCCGGGTCTTCGACCATTGAGGTCCACTGGGACCTCTTCTCGGCCAAGTACGGGCCAGGGCCGGAGCCCATCAAGGGCTTCTTCGTCGCCGTCGTCGCCGACCGCCGGCTTGTCCTCCTGCTCGGCGACATGCCGGAGGAAGCGCGAAGCCGGACCAATTCGGCGGGTTCACTGCCTGACCCCGTTTTGGTGTCCCGCAAGGAGCACGTCTCCGGCAAGAGCCTGTACACGACCAAGGCTCAGTTTACTGGGTGCGGCCGGCCTCACGACATCGTCATCGAGTGCCGGGACCAGATCGGCGAGTTCAGGGAGCCGAGGTTGTCCGTTCGGATCGATAAGAAGATGGTGGTCCATGTCAAGAGGTTGCTGTGGAAATTCAGGGGCAACCAGACTATAGTCGTTGATGGTTTACATGTCGACATGCTGTGGGATGTCCACGATTGGTTCTTCAATCCGTCATCTGGTCATGCAGTCTTCATGTTCAAAACCAGAGAGAACAATTGCAAATCATGGACCTCAGCATCCTCTCCCTCATCTTCCTCTGCTTGCATTGTTAGCAAATTGCGTCATGAAGAACCAGAAtccagtttctctctcttcatctaTGCATGGAAGAACCAGTGA